TGTTATGCGCCATGGACAGCCCTGCCCCCCGCATCGCGGCGGTAATCGCGATCACGTAGGTCGACGACAGGTTGACGTCGCCGTCCCGGTCGAAGTCCTGTCCCTGCGATTTGAACCAGGTACTCCAGGTCGCCGTTGTGCCTGCACAATCGAAAAGGGTTGCCGAAGCAAGGTCTGGCCGGCCGTCCTGATAATCCGGCGAACAGACCGGAAAACACCGGTCGGTCGCAAGACACTCCGCCGCCGCCGACATGTCCTCGGGGCGGCCGAAACGGATTTCGACCGTCGCGGAAGCCGCGTGCCGTTCCGGATCCCAGATCGGTGTCACGATGTTCAGGACCAGCCAGGGGTGCTGCGCGTAGAGACGCTTCAGACGCGGTGCGAGCCAGAAAACCGAAAACGCCATGTTGCATTGGAGGGTCAGGTTCGCGCCCCGGTCCGCACCGACAAACGCCTGTGTGCTCGTGGCAATCAGGTCAAAGGCCTCGCGAAGACTGGGAAGATAGTTCGCGCCGTCTTCCGTGAGTTCAAGCGCGCGCGTCTTGCGCACGAACAGGTCCCGCCCCAGAAAAGCCTCGAGGCTGCGCACATGCTGACTGACCGCAGACTGGGTCAGGTTGAGTTCCGAGCCGGCCCGCGTGAAACTGAGATGCCGCGCGGACGCTTCGAATGCGCGCAGCCAGGTCAGGGGAGGCAGATTCGACTGAGACATCTGATGCATAACCCATGCATTAATTTTGTTAATGTCATAGCCTCGAAATGTTTGTTTGTCAGCAACTGCCTGCCCTGCGAGGATCAGAACACTTATGAAGGAGAGGTTGAATGTTGAAGCTCGCAGAAAACGCGAACATGAGCCACTGGCAGGAACGGGTGGACATGGCAGCCGCGTTTCGCTGGACGGTCCGGCTGAACATGCATGAAGCGGTCGCGAACCACTTCAGCCTGGCCGTCAACGACGACGGCACGCAGTTCCTGATGAACGCCAACCAGCAGCATTTCAGCCGCATCAAGGCGTCCGACCTCCTGCTCCTGGACGCGAACGACCC
This region of uncultured Roseibium sp. genomic DNA includes:
- a CDS encoding LysR family transcriptional regulator, encoding MSQSNLPPLTWLRAFEASARHLSFTRAGSELNLTQSAVSQHVRSLEAFLGRDLFVRKTRALELTEDGANYLPSLREAFDLIATSTQAFVGADRGANLTLQCNMAFSVFWLAPRLKRLYAQHPWLVLNIVTPIWDPERHAASATVEIRFGRPEDMSAAAECLATDRCFPVCSPDYQDGRPDLASATLFDCAGTTATWSTWFKSQGQDFDRDGDVNLSSTYVIAITAAMRGAGLSMAHNTLAGDLLEAGVLVRPFAHSAPLAEAYFLFPPASHAVTPASEAFLDWINAEFQQARP